The Primulina huaijiensis isolate GDHJ02 chromosome 17, ASM1229523v2, whole genome shotgun sequence genome window below encodes:
- the LOC140962926 gene encoding homeobox protein knotted-1-like LET12 isoform X1 codes for MAFQDHHHNLSPQEMPLDYSDHHHSVSVFRSILPDHHSPEEKPPPAANTWLHHPHQWLTNQSQRSRLDKSDHQHRLESGEGDNSNSNGNSNGSSASWEREKCKADILGHPLYEQLLSAHVACLRIATPVDQLPRIDAQLAQSQQVVAKYSVLGHGQRPLDDKELDHFMTHYVLLLSSFKEQLQQHVRVHAMEAVMACWELEQSLQSLTGVAPGEGTAATMSDDDEDQVDNEINLFDESLDGSDSMGFGPLVPTESERSLMERVRLELKHDLKQGYKDKIVDIREEILRKRRAGKLPGGTTSVLKAWWQSHSKWPYPTEEDKARLVQETGLQPKQINNWFINQRKRNWHSNSSSSSSQKSKRKSGAGDK; via the exons ATGGCATTCCAGGACCACCACCACAACCTCTCCCCCCAAGAAATGCCCCTCGACTACTCCGATCACCACCACTCCGTCTCCGTATTCCGCTCCATCCTCCCCGACCACCACTCTCCGGAAGAGAAGCCTCCCCCCGCCGCAAACACCTGGCTCCACCACCCTCACCAGTGGCTCACCAACCAGAGTCAACGCAGCCGGCTCGACAAAAGCGATCACCAACACCGCCTGGAAAGCGGGGAGGGAGACAACAGTAACAGCAATGGCAACAGCAACGGGAGCAGCGCGAGTTGGGAGAGGGAGAAGTGCAAGGCGGACATCCTCGGCCACCCGCTTTACGAGCAGCTGCTGTCGGCCCACGTGGCGTGCCTGCGTATAGCCACGCCGGTGGACCAGCTGCCCAGGATCGACGCTCAGCTTGCTCAATCGCAGCAAGTGGTGGCTAAGTATTCTGTTCTGGGACATGGTCAACGGCCCCTCGATGATAAAGAACTCGACCACTTTATG ACCCACTATGTTTTATTGCTCTCTTCCTTTAAAGAACAACTTCAACAACATGTCCGCGTTCATGCAATGGAAGCAGTCATGGCTTGTTGGGAGCTTGAGCAATCATTGCAAAGCTTGACAG GAGTGGCACCAGGTGAAGGTACAGCGGCAACCATGTCCGATGATGATGAAGACCAGGTCGATAACGAAATTAACTTATTTGATGAGAGTCTAGATGGATCAGACAGCATGGGCTTTGGTCCATTAGTACCCACCGAAAGTGAGAGATCCTTGATGGAAAGGGTCAGATTAGAATTGAAACATGACCTTAAACAG GGTTACAAGGATAAGATTGTGGACATTAGAGAAGAAATATTACGAAAAAGACGAGCAGGAAAACTGCCTGGCGGTACTACTTCGGTCTTGAAAGCTTGGTGGCAGTCACATTCTAAGTGGCCTTATCCAACG GAGGAAGACAAGGCACGACTGGTTCAAGAAACCGGCTTGCAACCGAAGCAGATAAATAATTGGTTCATCAACCAAAGGAAGAGGAATTGGCACAGCAACTCTTCATCTTCAAGTTCCCAGAAAAGCAAGCGCAAGAG TGGTGCAGGTGATAAATGA
- the LOC140962926 gene encoding homeobox protein knotted-1-like LET12 isoform X2 — MAFQDHHHNLSPQEMPLDYSDHHHSVSVFRSILPDHHSPEEKPPPAANTWLHHPHQWLTNQSQRSRLDKSDHQHRLESGEGDNSNSNGNSNGSSASWEREKCKADILGHPLYEQLLSAHVACLRIATPVDQLPRIDAQLAQSQQVVAKYSVLGHGQRPLDDKELDHFMTHYVLLLSSFKEQLQQHVRVHAMEAVMACWELEQSLQSLTGVAPGEGTAATMSDDDEDQVDNEINLFDESLDGSDSMGFGPLVPTESERSLMERVRLELKHDLKQGYKDKIVDIREEILRKRRAGKLPGGTTSVLKAWWQSHSKWPYPTEEDKARLVQETGLQPKQINNWFINQRKRNWHSNSSSSSSQKSKRKR, encoded by the exons ATGGCATTCCAGGACCACCACCACAACCTCTCCCCCCAAGAAATGCCCCTCGACTACTCCGATCACCACCACTCCGTCTCCGTATTCCGCTCCATCCTCCCCGACCACCACTCTCCGGAAGAGAAGCCTCCCCCCGCCGCAAACACCTGGCTCCACCACCCTCACCAGTGGCTCACCAACCAGAGTCAACGCAGCCGGCTCGACAAAAGCGATCACCAACACCGCCTGGAAAGCGGGGAGGGAGACAACAGTAACAGCAATGGCAACAGCAACGGGAGCAGCGCGAGTTGGGAGAGGGAGAAGTGCAAGGCGGACATCCTCGGCCACCCGCTTTACGAGCAGCTGCTGTCGGCCCACGTGGCGTGCCTGCGTATAGCCACGCCGGTGGACCAGCTGCCCAGGATCGACGCTCAGCTTGCTCAATCGCAGCAAGTGGTGGCTAAGTATTCTGTTCTGGGACATGGTCAACGGCCCCTCGATGATAAAGAACTCGACCACTTTATG ACCCACTATGTTTTATTGCTCTCTTCCTTTAAAGAACAACTTCAACAACATGTCCGCGTTCATGCAATGGAAGCAGTCATGGCTTGTTGGGAGCTTGAGCAATCATTGCAAAGCTTGACAG GAGTGGCACCAGGTGAAGGTACAGCGGCAACCATGTCCGATGATGATGAAGACCAGGTCGATAACGAAATTAACTTATTTGATGAGAGTCTAGATGGATCAGACAGCATGGGCTTTGGTCCATTAGTACCCACCGAAAGTGAGAGATCCTTGATGGAAAGGGTCAGATTAGAATTGAAACATGACCTTAAACAG GGTTACAAGGATAAGATTGTGGACATTAGAGAAGAAATATTACGAAAAAGACGAGCAGGAAAACTGCCTGGCGGTACTACTTCGGTCTTGAAAGCTTGGTGGCAGTCACATTCTAAGTGGCCTTATCCAACG GAGGAAGACAAGGCACGACTGGTTCAAGAAACCGGCTTGCAACCGAAGCAGATAAATAATTGGTTCATCAACCAAAGGAAGAGGAATTGGCACAGCAACTCTTCATCTTCAAGTTCCCAGAAAAGCAAGCGCAAGAG GTGA